The following proteins are encoded in a genomic region of Paenibacillus sp. FSL R7-0273:
- a CDS encoding YukJ family protein → MPLRPYGVLKGKITKGTPAPRSNDATPHYHAQVEAEGKTYELAINVKSKKNPSELLYLVGDKFKSEQITHLQTLEDGFTEIKTSLNHEIALDYIRGGLFEPKQMIALPYDVNGPDNDLNEKVDAYLRRAIDNQSAKIYVYGEPFPGGMHNIHMNQGNVDAFRRDDGIWQDGGIMIHFEDENKWLGMFLAFQSQSWCTDDKGHMERPVSQCSHKTVQIAEMSK, encoded by the coding sequence ATGCCACTTAGACCATACGGAGTGTTAAAAGGAAAAATTACTAAAGGTACACCTGCGCCGCGCAGTAATGATGCTACGCCGCATTATCATGCACAGGTTGAGGCTGAGGGAAAAACCTACGAATTGGCTATCAACGTAAAATCCAAAAAAAACCCGTCAGAGCTGCTCTATCTTGTTGGTGATAAATTCAAATCGGAACAAATTACCCATTTGCAGACTTTAGAGGACGGATTTACTGAAATTAAGACATCGCTTAATCATGAAATTGCCTTGGACTATATCCGCGGCGGCTTGTTCGAGCCTAAGCAGATGATCGCGCTGCCTTATGATGTAAATGGACCCGATAACGACTTGAACGAGAAGGTAGATGCCTATCTTCGGAGAGCTATTGATAATCAATCTGCCAAAATCTATGTTTACGGTGAGCCGTTTCCAGGCGGCATGCATAACATTCACATGAATCAAGGGAATGTGGATGCCTTTAGAAGAGACGATGGAATCTGGCAGGACGGCGGAATTATGATTCATTTCGAGGATGAGAATAAGTGGCTCGGCATGTTCCTCGCCTTCCAGTCCCAGTCCTGGTGCACCGATGACAAAGGACATATGGAGCGCCCGGTGAGCCAGTGCAGCCATAAAACTGTCCAGATT
- a CDS encoding S8 family peptidase, whose product MSDAVELQPFEAADVSRHIKEIPKGIQMIQAPAFWEKGSYGRGVKIAVLDTGCDKDHPDLKDRIIGGRNFTDDDEGSKDSFKDYNGHGTHVAGTIAATKNDKGVVGVAPEASLLILKVLNREGSGRPEWITEAINYAIVQKVHIINMSLSAGAEHEDMHEAIKRAVDKGIIVVCAAGNTGNKAKRFPAAYNECTSVGAVDFSGNKAIFLTENEEVDLTAPGVNVLSCYPLDLIPDRSEPYKVISGTSMSSPHVAGALALVLSFYQSKEQFNRPLTEDELYAQIVKCTIPLGGPKTAEGNGLLYLTAPELLAEYWKTNKPDLSQYS is encoded by the coding sequence ATCAGCGATGCTGTAGAGCTTCAGCCTTTTGAAGCCGCAGATGTAAGCCGTCATATTAAAGAAATTCCTAAAGGAATACAGATGATCCAGGCACCGGCATTCTGGGAAAAGGGCAGCTACGGCAGAGGGGTTAAAATTGCGGTCCTTGATACCGGCTGCGATAAAGATCACCCCGATCTGAAGGACCGGATTATCGGGGGACGGAATTTCACGGATGATGACGAAGGCAGCAAGGATAGCTTCAAAGATTACAACGGACACGGGACCCATGTAGCCGGAACGATTGCCGCGACCAAGAATGATAAAGGTGTGGTTGGAGTGGCACCGGAAGCAAGCCTGCTGATCCTGAAGGTGCTGAACCGTGAAGGGAGCGGCCGCCCCGAATGGATTACAGAAGCGATTAACTATGCTATTGTCCAGAAGGTTCATATTATCAATATGTCTCTCTCCGCAGGAGCAGAGCATGAGGATATGCATGAAGCCATTAAACGGGCAGTAGATAAAGGGATCATTGTGGTCTGTGCGGCAGGTAACACCGGTAATAAGGCAAAGCGTTTTCCCGCTGCGTACAATGAGTGCACCTCTGTAGGGGCGGTTGATTTTAGCGGAAACAAAGCCATTTTTCTGACGGAAAATGAAGAGGTAGACCTGACAGCACCCGGTGTCAATGTACTGTCCTGTTATCCGCTCGATCTGATTCCTGACCGGAGCGAGCCGTATAAAGTCATTTCGGGAACCTCAATGTCTTCTCCGCATGTAGCCGGAGCGCTGGCGCTGGTCCTTAGCTTTTATCAAAGCAAGGAGCAGTTCAACCGGCCGTTAACCGAGGATGAGCTGTACGCGCAGATTGTAAAATGCACGATCCCGTTGGGAGGTCCAAAAACAGCCGAAGGCAACGGGTTGCTGTACTTAACCGCGCCGGAGCTGTTGGCTGAGTATTGGAAAACTAATAAACCGGACTTGAGCCAGTATTCATAA
- a CDS encoding endonuclease I family protein has product MGTTIRPDDMVASTASKLQTLEVNLERFRSNEAEYFDKAKDKADVEQYYAQLNRNEQDGKALFNALTDLLTKTHDVKVPYSQSDEYLKTLVDLHDDGYLRSIYSGKEAEPHKVIEEDASMVAVADETSPTGHILNVEHVVPQSWFDEAKPMRGDLHHLFYCEKGCNFFRGNKRYVDFADYNPEEFRTDTERSECGKGIGGDGATDGQFEPEYGKGIVARAMLYFILRYPKAIEAKHIKKLDVNVLLKWHKDFPPNLKYEKHRNQEIYKIQGNRNPFIDLPELADRIDFSMFKPSQ; this is encoded by the coding sequence ATGGGTACAACAATCCGTCCTGATGATATGGTTGCAAGCACCGCAAGTAAGCTGCAGACACTGGAGGTCAACCTGGAGCGGTTCCGCAGCAACGAAGCCGAGTATTTCGACAAGGCCAAGGATAAAGCGGATGTGGAGCAGTATTATGCACAGCTCAACCGGAATGAGCAGGATGGAAAAGCGCTGTTCAATGCCTTGACCGACCTGCTCACGAAGACTCATGACGTGAAGGTCCCTTACAGTCAAAGTGACGAGTATTTAAAAACCTTGGTTGATCTGCATGATGACGGGTATTTGAGAAGCATATATTCCGGCAAAGAGGCAGAGCCGCATAAGGTTATTGAGGAAGATGCGTCTATGGTGGCTGTGGCAGACGAGACAAGTCCAACCGGACATATTTTAAATGTGGAGCATGTAGTGCCTCAATCCTGGTTTGACGAAGCTAAGCCGATGCGCGGGGATTTACATCACTTGTTTTACTGTGAAAAAGGATGCAACTTTTTTAGAGGAAACAAGCGTTATGTTGATTTCGCCGACTATAATCCGGAAGAGTTCAGAACAGATACTGAACGGTCGGAATGCGGTAAAGGTATAGGCGGTGACGGAGCAACAGATGGACAATTCGAACCTGAATATGGCAAGGGTATAGTGGCAAGAGCAATGCTATATTTCATTCTCCGTTATCCGAAGGCGATTGAAGCTAAGCATATTAAAAAACTGGACGTTAATGTCCTACTGAAATGGCACAAGGACTTCCCGCCAAACCTGAAGTATGAGAAGCACAGAAATCAGGAAATTTATAAAATTCAGGGGAACCGGAATCCGTTTATTGATCTGCCGGAGCTGGCTGACCGGATTGACTTCAGTATGTTTAAGCCGTCTCAGTAA
- a CDS encoding M12 family metallopeptidase, with product MDKEHKNFCMLRSLPEQLQAEAGRLSVEENPANLADGAQDNPSAVLAVIQSRWKPGRTLRVHFMDGDPIVHANVEKYAREWEDYANIHFEFVHDPKAEIRISFKQSGYWSYLGTESLAISKDEPTMNFEGFNRSTPQSEYSRVVLHEFGHALGCVHEHQNPKADIPWDKPAVYRYYMGEPNCWTRQEIDDNLFYKYDSANTPGTAFDPESIMVYPIPNNQTLGDFEVKGNNKLSRMDKQFIGKMYPGARVSDAEPVSAGVHEAVRS from the coding sequence ATGGATAAGGAACATAAGAATTTCTGTATGCTGCGCTCACTGCCAGAGCAGCTGCAGGCTGAAGCCGGCCGACTTTCTGTGGAGGAAAATCCGGCTAATCTTGCTGACGGGGCACAAGATAACCCCAGTGCGGTGCTGGCTGTGATTCAGAGCAGATGGAAGCCTGGCAGAACACTTAGGGTTCACTTCATGGATGGTGATCCCATTGTTCATGCCAATGTGGAAAAGTACGCCCGTGAGTGGGAAGATTATGCCAATATTCATTTCGAGTTCGTGCACGACCCCAAGGCTGAAATCCGGATTTCTTTTAAGCAAAGCGGGTATTGGTCCTATCTCGGTACTGAGAGCCTGGCGATATCCAAGGATGAGCCCACTATGAACTTTGAGGGCTTCAACCGGTCCACGCCTCAAAGTGAATATTCCCGGGTCGTACTTCATGAGTTCGGACATGCCCTAGGCTGTGTCCATGAGCATCAGAATCCGAAGGCAGACATCCCTTGGGACAAACCGGCGGTATACAGATATTACATGGGAGAGCCGAATTGCTGGACCCGGCAAGAAATTGACGATAACCTGTTTTACAAATACGACTCCGCAAATACGCCCGGCACAGCGTTTGACCCCGAATCTATTATGGTTTATCCCATTCCTAACAATCAGACCCTCGGTGATTTTGAAGTAAAAGGAAATAACAAGCTGTCCAGGATGGACAAGCAGTTTATCGGTAAAATGTATCCGGGAGCAAGAGTAAGCGATGCTGAGCCGGTATCAGCCGGGGTACATGAAGCAGTCCGCTCCTGA
- a CDS encoding DUF2264 domain-containing protein: MNSEQRAAIQDNPLVTRQDLALALEQLTAPLGPLYSPGGARLRAGRTGASYPSAVAEMEGFSRVLWGLVPLLMGGGSSPLLDTVLDGIRHGTDPAHDEYWGDVADYDQRLVEMAVFGFALAAVPEKIWTPLAPKEQKQLYSWLNQINAHPCYDCNWLFFNVLVNAGFKKLKLTYDEGQLETNLQRMDAFYLDEGWYSDGVNGHSDYYVPFAIHYYGLLYAKLMEQEDPERSALFKERARLFAPAFISWFAPDGSALPYGRSLAYRFAQSAFWSAYAYAEVEGDFPAGVVKGLVLRNLRWWFSQEIVDRDGVLTIGYTYPNLVMAENYNAPGSPYWALKTFLPLAFSEEHPFWKAEELPLPELPAVSVQQPAHLVMVREAGHVAAFNSGHLYTNEHTHTSAKYEKFVYSTGFGFSVPRAEWGLSQGAFDSMLALSEGGDNLYRVRRRNLKSEITDNVLHSVWKPWSDVEVRTWIIAGLPWHIRVHRIAAGRALDIAEGGFALGQEAERGQFISPTGAAACTAWGATAIKGLLGYSKVQGKAELIMPNANTNLLRPRTVLPTLTASLEPGVHWLVSAVYGDPAGNPAKDSWSRQAAGILEQQPELTLQAVIEQEAIKVITVDGKALTISMD, translated from the coding sequence ATGAATAGCGAGCAAAGAGCTGCAATTCAGGATAATCCGCTTGTAACCCGCCAGGATCTCGCGCTGGCCCTTGAGCAACTTACCGCTCCTCTCGGACCGCTGTATAGTCCGGGCGGGGCCCGGCTCAGAGCCGGAAGGACAGGGGCCAGCTATCCGTCAGCCGTGGCGGAGATGGAGGGCTTTTCCCGCGTGCTGTGGGGGCTGGTGCCGCTCCTGATGGGCGGCGGAAGCAGCCCGCTTCTGGATACCGTGCTGGATGGCATCCGGCATGGCACCGATCCTGCACATGACGAATACTGGGGCGATGTGGCTGATTACGACCAGCGGCTGGTAGAGATGGCTGTCTTCGGCTTCGCTCTGGCAGCGGTACCGGAGAAGATTTGGACACCGCTTGCTCCCAAGGAGCAGAAGCAGCTGTACAGCTGGCTCAATCAGATCAACGCCCATCCCTGCTATGACTGCAACTGGCTGTTTTTCAATGTGCTGGTCAATGCCGGCTTCAAAAAGCTCAAGCTTACCTATGACGAAGGACAGCTGGAGACGAACCTGCAGCGGATGGATGCGTTCTATCTGGACGAAGGCTGGTACAGCGACGGGGTCAACGGGCACAGCGATTACTATGTGCCGTTTGCCATCCATTATTACGGGCTGCTGTATGCGAAGCTGATGGAGCAGGAGGACCCGGAGCGTTCAGCGCTGTTCAAGGAAAGAGCAAGACTGTTCGCCCCGGCGTTTATCAGCTGGTTCGCCCCGGACGGCTCCGCGCTGCCATACGGCCGCAGCCTCGCTTACCGTTTTGCCCAATCGGCCTTCTGGAGCGCATATGCCTATGCAGAGGTTGAAGGAGACTTCCCGGCCGGGGTAGTTAAAGGGCTGGTGCTGCGCAACCTGCGCTGGTGGTTCAGCCAGGAGATTGTTGACCGGGACGGCGTGCTGACAATCGGCTACACCTATCCGAATCTGGTGATGGCGGAGAATTACAATGCGCCCGGCTCGCCGTACTGGGCGCTGAAGACCTTCCTGCCGCTGGCCTTCAGCGAGGAGCACCCGTTCTGGAAGGCGGAGGAGCTGCCGCTGCCTGAGCTGCCGGCGGTGTCCGTCCAGCAGCCGGCGCATCTCGTTATGGTGCGTGAAGCCGGGCATGTGGCCGCCTTCAACAGCGGGCATTTGTACACCAATGAGCATACCCATACCTCAGCCAAGTACGAGAAATTCGTGTACTCGACCGGCTTCGGCTTCAGTGTGCCCCGTGCGGAGTGGGGATTGTCCCAGGGAGCCTTTGATTCGATGCTTGCCCTGAGCGAGGGAGGGGATAACCTGTACCGGGTCAGAAGGCGGAACCTGAAATCGGAGATCACGGACAATGTGCTTCATTCCGTATGGAAGCCATGGTCCGATGTTGAAGTCCGCACCTGGATTATCGCCGGGCTCCCATGGCATATCCGGGTGCACCGGATTGCAGCGGGACGGGCGCTGGACATTGCGGAGGGCGGGTTTGCCCTTGGACAGGAAGCAGAGCGCGGGCAGTTTATCAGCCCTACAGGTGCAGCTGCGTGCACAGCCTGGGGAGCTACAGCGATTAAAGGACTGCTCGGCTATTCCAAAGTTCAAGGCAAGGCAGAGCTGATCATGCCGAATGCCAACACGAACCTGCTCCGGCCGCGGACGGTGCTGCCTACCCTGACGGCATCGCTGGAGCCGGGGGTGCACTGGCTGGTATCTGCAGTCTATGGCGATCCGGCCGGGAATCCCGCGAAGGATAGCTGGAGCCGCCAGGCAGCCGGTATTCTGGAGCAGCAGCCGGAATTGACCCTTCAGGCAGTCATTGAGCAGGAAGCAATAAAGGTAATCACAGTTGACGGTAAAGCGCTCACGATCAGCATGGATTAA
- a CDS encoding glycoside hydrolase family 88 protein codes for MNMTAQHTWVEEAWTKALEKTVINSRSIGSEFPHASHGGKYDLAAPHWWTAGFWPGMLWQLYAGGGDESLKAVAVDCEQRLDEVLDGYLKLDHDLGFMWILTSVANFKLTGSEASRTRALKAANYLAARFNLKGRYIRAWNPWREGEDNSGVAIIDCCMNMSLLFWASETTGDPRYRHIAEAHMDTVLEHFIRPDGSVYHIVDFNPHTGEVAEKRGGQGYAPESAWSRGTAWAIYGLALAYHHTGFERYLNAAQQVANFFITRLPEDHVPHWDFRAAGVAGDLRDTSAGSCAASGMLLLAGQVTAAESHVYRNAALKILESLYSNYGSWDNPEEQGLLLHGTGNYPENGNIDVPLIYGDFFYVEALARVKEAGPFYWE; via the coding sequence ATGAATATGACAGCACAGCATACATGGGTGGAAGAGGCCTGGACCAAGGCACTGGAGAAGACCGTTATCAACAGCCGGAGCATCGGCTCTGAATTTCCTCATGCCAGCCACGGCGGAAAATACGATCTGGCGGCACCCCACTGGTGGACAGCCGGCTTCTGGCCGGGCATGCTCTGGCAGCTCTATGCCGGTGGCGGAGACGAGAGCCTCAAGGCGGTTGCCGTGGATTGTGAGCAGCGGCTGGATGAGGTGCTTGACGGCTACCTGAAACTGGATCATGATCTGGGCTTCATGTGGATATTGACCAGTGTAGCGAACTTCAAGCTGACAGGATCGGAAGCCTCGCGCACCCGGGCTTTGAAGGCGGCCAATTACCTGGCGGCACGCTTCAATCTGAAAGGCCGCTATATCCGGGCCTGGAATCCGTGGCGTGAAGGCGAAGACAACAGCGGGGTTGCCATCATCGACTGCTGCATGAACATGAGCCTGCTGTTCTGGGCGTCCGAGACAACCGGTGATCCGCGCTACAGACATATCGCGGAAGCGCATATGGATACCGTACTCGAGCATTTTATCCGGCCGGACGGCTCGGTCTATCATATTGTTGACTTCAATCCGCATACCGGTGAGGTTGCGGAAAAACGCGGCGGCCAGGGCTATGCACCGGAATCGGCCTGGTCACGCGGCACAGCCTGGGCAATCTACGGCCTGGCGCTGGCTTATCATCATACAGGCTTTGAGCGTTATCTGAACGCAGCCCAGCAGGTGGCGAATTTCTTCATCACCCGGCTGCCGGAGGATCATGTTCCGCACTGGGACTTCCGGGCTGCAGGTGTAGCCGGAGACCTCCGCGATACCTCTGCCGGTTCGTGTGCAGCGAGCGGGATGCTGCTGCTGGCCGGTCAGGTCACGGCTGCGGAATCACATGTGTACCGGAATGCCGCCCTGAAAATACTGGAGTCGCTTTACAGCAATTACGGCTCCTGGGACAATCCGGAGGAGCAGGGATTGCTGCTGCACGGCACAGGCAACTACCCGGAGAACGGGAACATCGATGTTCCGCTCATTTATGGTGACTTCTTCTACGTAGAGGCGCTGGCCCGGGTGAAGGAAGCCGGACCCTTCTACTGGGAATAG
- a CDS encoding heparinase II/III family protein, whose translation MTEQSLLKSMQELKPVSVSLYVPDGNPELFWRTAASAGHLQQDIAEIRAEGERLAGQPVPELTPELFSVFARTGSRLEYERVYFERRRRLNTYVFLSLLEPDNAQHLQYAEEMLLAVCSEYTWCLPAHVPGGHETAGINRFIDLFSAETGFTLSEASLLLGERLPLELRLRIRQETEERLFRPFLEQGPYNWETARHNWAAVCAGSIGAAALLSVEDPQVLAEILQKTESSMHCYLEGFGDDGACLEGLGYWNYGFGYFTYYSDLLRSRSAGSLDWFKVPKVQRIARFQQQCFIDGSLTANFSDSLPRVRVHMGLSHYLAGVYPGAVEYPPAELRAPYTEDHCSRFAPALRNLIWKQSGTGHKDWPAASTYLPDAAWLLSRHVSAGGTFGFAAKGGHNNEPHNHNDLGQFILTGRGEVYAADLGSGEYTAGYFGDGRYEYDCNGSQGHSVPVINGRYQQAGREFSAAVLHAATGGAADKLTLDLTAAYEAEGLQSLIRTLVWHKEELPRLELIDKYSYAGVPESWTERFITWRKPEELSPGTVLLPGQESGGVKVTYDPAAVGLQINEHVYRDHFGQDQVWHSLDFQAVRPGSEGSYAFTFQFI comes from the coding sequence ATGACGGAGCAGAGTCTTTTGAAAAGTATGCAGGAGCTGAAGCCTGTTAGTGTGAGTCTGTATGTTCCGGATGGCAATCCGGAATTGTTCTGGAGAACAGCGGCCTCGGCCGGTCATCTGCAGCAGGACATAGCTGAGATCCGGGCAGAAGGAGAAAGGCTGGCTGGCCAGCCGGTTCCGGAGCTGACCCCGGAGCTGTTTTCTGTCTTTGCGCGCACCGGCTCACGCCTTGAATATGAGCGGGTGTACTTTGAACGGAGAAGAAGGCTTAATACCTATGTATTCCTGTCACTCCTGGAGCCGGACAATGCACAGCATCTGCAGTATGCGGAGGAAATGCTCCTGGCGGTATGCAGCGAATACACCTGGTGCCTGCCGGCCCACGTTCCCGGCGGGCATGAAACCGCGGGGATTAACCGCTTTATCGACCTGTTTTCGGCTGAGACAGGCTTTACGCTGAGTGAAGCTTCACTGCTGCTGGGGGAACGGCTTCCGCTGGAGCTCCGGCTGCGGATCAGGCAAGAAACTGAAGAGCGGCTGTTCCGGCCTTTTCTGGAGCAGGGACCTTATAACTGGGAGACTGCCCGGCACAACTGGGCAGCGGTCTGCGCCGGCTCCATCGGTGCCGCCGCGCTGCTCTCTGTGGAAGATCCGCAGGTTCTGGCGGAGATTCTGCAGAAGACAGAAAGCAGCATGCACTGTTATCTGGAAGGCTTCGGGGACGACGGTGCCTGTCTGGAAGGGCTGGGCTACTGGAATTACGGGTTCGGCTATTTCACTTACTACAGTGATCTGCTCCGCTCCCGCAGCGCAGGAAGCCTTGACTGGTTCAAGGTACCCAAGGTGCAGCGGATCGCCCGTTTCCAGCAGCAGTGCTTCATTGACGGCAGCCTTACCGCCAATTTTTCCGATTCACTGCCCCGGGTGCGTGTGCATATGGGGTTGTCCCATTACCTCGCCGGCGTATATCCCGGAGCTGTTGAATACCCTCCGGCGGAGCTGCGGGCTCCGTATACCGAGGATCATTGCAGCCGGTTCGCTCCGGCGCTGCGCAATCTGATCTGGAAGCAGTCCGGCACGGGACATAAGGACTGGCCGGCGGCCAGCACCTACCTTCCCGATGCGGCCTGGCTGCTGTCGCGGCATGTCTCGGCGGGCGGCACCTTTGGCTTCGCGGCCAAAGGAGGCCATAACAACGAGCCGCACAACCATAACGACCTGGGCCAGTTCATTCTGACCGGCCGCGGTGAGGTGTACGCTGCCGATCTGGGCAGCGGGGAATATACGGCCGGCTACTTCGGCGATGGCCGTTACGAATATGACTGCAACGGCTCCCAGGGCCACTCGGTGCCGGTCATTAACGGCCGGTATCAGCAGGCCGGCCGGGAGTTCAGTGCCGCTGTACTGCACGCGGCAACGGGCGGGGCTGCGGATAAGCTGACGCTGGACCTGACAGCCGCGTATGAGGCTGAGGGGCTGCAGTCACTCATCCGCACCCTGGTTTGGCACAAGGAAGAGCTGCCGCGTCTGGAGCTAATCGACAAATACAGCTACGCAGGGGTCCCCGAAAGCTGGACGGAACGCTTTATCACTTGGCGGAAGCCGGAGGAGTTATCCCCCGGTACGGTTCTGCTGCCGGGACAGGAAAGCGGCGGAGTAAAGGTAACATATGATCCGGCAGCTGTCGGACTGCAGATTAATGAGCATGTATACCGCGACCATTTCGGGCAGGACCAGGTGTGGCACAGTCTGGACTTTCAGGCTGTCCGGCCGGGCAGCGAAGGCAGCTATGCTTTTACCTTTCAATTTATATAG
- a CDS encoding DUF2264 domain-containing protein: MNTTEQRKYWLDTLLQIGHPVLDALSRRRLKEELPTEFHADRSTFAHLEAFARLACGMAPWLELEGLEGEEERLRVRYAGLMLEAIDAGTDPASPDYMNFKTEGQPLVDAAFLAHALVRAPKQLAGRLDGRVKDNVITALKETRRTAPSGSNWILFSAMVEAALFILGDPEYDRMRVGYAVHMFMDWYKGDGVYGDGKDFHWDYYNSFVIQPMLADVVTVFEQDSVQYAALKPVIMERARRYATVLEKMIAPDGTYPFTGRSIVYRFGAFQLLSQAALQHFLEDSLPPQQVRSALTAVIRRTMDFPGNLDEKGWLRPGVYGYQPDLAESYINTGSLYLCASVFLPLGLLPSDPFWAEEDMKWTSARIAAGENVMRDQAIGK, from the coding sequence ATGAATACTACGGAGCAGCGTAAATATTGGCTGGATACTTTACTGCAGATCGGACATCCGGTACTGGATGCTTTGAGCCGCAGACGTTTAAAAGAAGAGCTTCCTACGGAATTTCATGCTGACCGTAGCACCTTTGCTCATCTGGAGGCTTTTGCCCGGCTGGCCTGCGGGATGGCACCCTGGCTGGAGCTTGAGGGGCTGGAAGGTGAAGAGGAGCGGCTAAGAGTCCGCTATGCCGGCCTGATGCTGGAAGCGATAGATGCCGGTACTGATCCGGCTTCCCCGGATTATATGAACTTCAAGACCGAGGGCCAGCCGCTGGTGGATGCCGCTTTTCTGGCCCATGCGCTGGTACGGGCGCCCAAACAGCTCGCCGGACGGCTCGATGGCCGGGTCAAAGATAATGTAATTACCGCGTTAAAAGAAACCCGGCGCACCGCGCCGAGCGGCAGCAATTGGATTCTGTTCAGCGCCATGGTAGAAGCGGCCCTGTTCATTCTGGGCGATCCGGAATATGACCGGATGCGTGTAGGCTATGCCGTGCATATGTTCATGGACTGGTACAAGGGCGACGGTGTCTACGGTGACGGCAAGGACTTCCACTGGGATTACTATAACAGCTTTGTCATTCAGCCGATGCTGGCGGATGTAGTTACCGTGTTTGAGCAGGACTCTGTACAGTATGCGGCGCTGAAGCCGGTCATTATGGAGCGGGCCCGGAGGTACGCCACCGTGCTGGAAAAGATGATTGCCCCGGACGGAACCTATCCGTTCACCGGGCGGTCGATTGTGTACCGCTTTGGCGCTTTTCAGCTGCTGTCGCAGGCGGCGCTGCAGCATTTCCTGGAGGATTCGCTGCCGCCGCAGCAGGTACGCTCCGCGCTGACGGCTGTTATCAGACGGACGATGGATTTCCCGGGAAATTTGGACGAAAAAGGCTGGCTGCGGCCGGGAGTATACGGCTATCAGCCGGATCTTGCCGAAAGCTACATTAATACAGGCAGCCTCTACCTATGCGCTTCTGTATTTCTGCCGCTCGGCCTGCTGCCCTCCGATCCCTTCTGGGCGGAGGAAGATATGAAATGGACCTCGGCGCGGATTGCCGCCGGTGAGAATGTAATGAGGGATCAGGCAATCGGTAAATAA
- a CDS encoding helix-turn-helix transcriptional regulator — MKHSEYYQPFQGDILAGIGNSPVSPTRDFHIHDHYEVFLFLGGRVNGFVEQYSYPLQRGDVLIFNNHEIHKIINLTQEPYERLTIHFRAPQIYPFCTATTNLLACFQNRQPGEHNLAHMEEPLLSEYLDLSMRLIDTVEQPKYGSEVLALTYLIQLLVLVNELYTRTRSDVVTSVISPHIQAAMSYIDGHLQLNLTLEQIAGELGLDKYYLSHMFKQQTGGTLYRYILLKKITLAKQLLSAGTSVSDTCYLTGFNDYANFIRTFKNITGIPPGKYGKLAERAD, encoded by the coding sequence ATGAAGCATTCGGAGTACTATCAGCCGTTTCAAGGGGATATTCTGGCCGGAATCGGCAATTCGCCGGTCTCTCCGACCAGGGATTTTCATATTCATGACCATTATGAAGTCTTCCTGTTTCTGGGCGGCAGGGTGAACGGGTTCGTAGAGCAATACAGCTACCCGCTGCAGCGCGGGGATGTACTGATTTTTAACAACCACGAAATTCATAAAATCATCAATCTGACCCAGGAGCCGTATGAACGGTTAACCATTCATTTCCGGGCCCCGCAGATCTATCCCTTTTGCACGGCAACAACCAATCTGCTCGCCTGCTTCCAGAACCGCCAGCCCGGTGAGCATAATCTCGCGCATATGGAAGAGCCGCTGCTGAGCGAATACCTGGACCTGTCCATGCGCCTGATTGATACGGTGGAGCAGCCGAAATACGGCAGCGAGGTGCTTGCCCTGACTTATCTGATCCAGCTTCTCGTGCTAGTAAATGAGCTGTACACCCGCACCCGCTCTGATGTTGTAACCAGCGTCATTTCACCGCATATCCAGGCAGCCATGAGCTATATTGACGGCCATCTGCAGCTGAACCTGACACTTGAGCAGATTGCCGGCGAGCTGGGTCTTGATAAATATTATCTCAGCCACATGTTCAAGCAGCAGACCGGGGGAACCCTCTACCGCTACATTCTGCTCAAAAAAATCACCCTGGCCAAGCAGCTCCTGTCCGCCGGCACCTCCGTCTCCGACACCTGCTATCTGACCGGCTTCAACGATTATGCCAACTTTATCCGCACCTTTAAGAACATCACCGGCATCCCGCCGGGCAAATATGGGAAGCTGGCGGAGCGGGCGGACTGA